ACCTCTTTATTCATGCTATCTGACTCTCAGAGCTCGTAGGAAAGTGAAATGGAGAATCTAAGACATGCAACTTTGGTTTCCCTAAGACACTGTGGTCATGCTGGCCTCCtatgtttccttataaagttTAGATTTATTAGCCCCAGCTCTGAAACAAGCACCTGTAATGTTTACGGAGAGTCCCTACATGAAATGCTCTTGTTTTGTGTCAATCACCGTTGACACTCACTGAAAAACTTCCAGTCCAGGAACATGACACCTTTATTTAGATAAATTTTAGTTCACTTTTGAAATGGTTTGTATTTATCAGGAAATAAAGCTTAAGTGCTTTGTGTACAATGCCAgtaagaattttattgtttttgaggttACAGTGAGTGGAATTGTTCAGTCCTTGGATTAGAGAAAGGTTTGCGAAAACAGAGCAAGATGAACTATGCTCTATGAAGCTGCTCTTAAGAAAGTATGTTTAGGAACATCACAGACCAGGAGAACAGCCTACACATCTCCACTTAATGTGAAAAGGAGGCCAATATTCTGCCCAGGGCTAGCTTGACATCCTTGTTCCTCAGTGTGTAGATGAGGGGGTTCAGGGTTGGGCTGAGGACCGAGTACAGCACTGAGGAAACTTTGCTTCTTTCTGGGCTGTAGCTGGAAGCAGGACTGACATAGGCACAGAACACAGATGAGTAGTACACAGAGACCACAATGAGGTGGGATGAGCAGGTAGAAAAGGCCTTCCTCTTGCCCTCAGCAGAACGCATGCGCAGGATGCTGGCAATGATGCAGCCATAGGATAACAGAGTTAGTATGAAGTTGATGCCTCCAAAAAAGGAATCTCCCAAAAGAGTCATAACGCTGTTTACATATGTGGGACTACAGGAGAGCAGGAGGAGTGGGGGGATCTCACAGAAGAAGTGGGTGATGACCTTGGGTCCACAGAATGACAGCCGTGTCATCAGACCAGTGTGCACAGATGCATTCACAGCACTGATGAACCATACACCCATGGCCAGGGCCCCACACAGCTGTGGGCTCATCCTAGAGCTGTAGTGCAGGGGaaagcagatggccacatagcggtca
This portion of the Apodemus sylvaticus chromosome 1, mApoSyl1.1, whole genome shotgun sequence genome encodes:
- the LOC127678706 gene encoding olfactory receptor 13A1-like, with the translated sequence MMMLSLNQTEVTEFILEGFSEHPRLRPYLTGFFLSLYTVALMGNILIIALVSSSTGLHNPMYFFLCNLATMDIVCTSSVIPKALIGLVSEENTISFKGCMTQLFFLAWSASSELVLLTVMAYDRYVAICFPLHYSSRMSPQLCGALAMGVWFISAVNASVHTGLMTRLSFCGPKVITHFFCEIPPLLLLSCSPTYVNSVMTLLGDSFFGGINFILTLLSYGCIIASILRMRSAEGKRKAFSTCSSHLIVVSVYYSSVFCAYVSPASSYSPERSKVSSVLYSVLSPTLNPLIYTLRNKDVKLALGRILASFSH